The Humulus lupulus chromosome 3, drHumLupu1.1, whole genome shotgun sequence genome window below encodes:
- the LOC133823147 gene encoding photosystem II D2 protein-like translates to MMGVAGVLGASFLCVIHGATVENTLFEDGDGANTFRAFNPTQAEETYSMVTANCFWSQIFGVAFSNKRWLHFFMLFVPVTGLWMSALGVVSLALNLRAYDFISQEIRAAEDLEFETFYTKNILLNEGIRAWMAAQDQPHENLIFPEEVLPRGNAL, encoded by the coding sequence ATGATGGGAGTTGCAGGGGTATTGGGTGCCTCTTTTCTATGTGTTATTCATGGTGCTACCGTAGAAAACACTTTATTTGAAGATGGTGATGGTGCAAATACATTTCGTGCTTTTAACCCAACTCAAGCTGAAGAAACTTATTCAATGGTCACCGCTAACTGCTTTTGGTCCCAAATATTTGGGGTTGCTTTTTCCAATAAACGTTGGTTACATTTCTTTATGCTATTTGTACCAGTAACTGGTTTATGGATGAGTGCTCTTGGAGTAGTCAGTCTAGCTTTGAATCTACGTGCGTATGACTTCATTTCTCAGGAAATCCGTGCAGCGGAAGATCTTGAATTTGAGACTTTCTACACCAAAAATATTCTCTTAAACGAGGGTATTCGTGCTTGGATGGCGGCTCAAGATCAGCCTCATGAAAACCTTATATTCCCTGAGGAGGTTCTACCCCGTGGAAACGCTCTTTAA